The Methanolacinia petrolearia DSM 11571 genome has a segment encoding these proteins:
- a CDS encoding energy-coupling factor ABC transporter ATP-binding protein — MKSIIRLKDVEFSYPNGQKALKGINLEIFEGEKIALVGSNGAGKSTLLLMLNGMLKPDAGTVFFKGEPVSYNRSELRDLRKKVGFVFQNPDHQIIAPTVFQDVAFGPVNLDYTEDEINRSVSEALMYVDLSGFERRPPHQLSGGEKKKVAIAGVLAMEPEVLVFDEPTSALDPASSEGIMELLEELNHEGKTTIISTHDVELAYPWADRIILMNDGMILTCSSPADAFSDGKMLRDAKLSRPVLLELYSSLFEMGMLPEAEKPPRSVLDFVHLVERGNGSISKGKSESCGSIYLVDADRLGDKSLKDCLESIPVDFVGAMGSYAKKKAESDGIDLNFTYGVIDKCLLKAISGQNSMIITTGGMIKRVIDRVNEFCEESGKQVDVVSIDEFSE; from the coding sequence GTGAAAAGTATCATCCGGTTAAAAGATGTTGAATTCAGCTATCCCAACGGCCAGAAAGCGCTTAAGGGAATCAATCTGGAGATCTTTGAGGGAGAAAAGATCGCCCTCGTCGGATCTAACGGTGCAGGAAAATCAACCCTCCTTCTTATGCTGAACGGAATGCTGAAGCCTGATGCGGGCACTGTCTTTTTTAAGGGCGAGCCTGTTTCATATAACCGCAGTGAATTAAGGGACCTGAGAAAGAAGGTCGGATTCGTATTCCAGAATCCCGACCACCAGATAATTGCCCCTACTGTATTCCAGGATGTGGCATTCGGCCCTGTGAATCTTGACTATACTGAGGATGAGATAAACCGGTCGGTTTCCGAGGCACTGATGTACGTGGATCTTTCGGGCTTCGAACGCCGCCCGCCCCACCAGCTTTCCGGGGGAGAGAAGAAGAAGGTGGCGATAGCCGGTGTTCTGGCAATGGAACCCGAAGTGCTCGTATTCGATGAGCCGACAAGCGCCCTTGATCCGGCTAGTTCCGAAGGGATCATGGAGCTGCTCGAAGAACTGAATCATGAAGGAAAGACCACCATAATTTCGACCCATGACGTCGAACTGGCATATCCGTGGGCCGACAGGATCATCCTGATGAACGACGGCATGATACTTACCTGCAGCAGTCCTGCCGACGCTTTCTCCGACGGAAAGATGCTCAGGGACGCAAAACTGTCGAGACCTGTTCTACTTGAACTCTATTCTTCCCTCTTTGAGATGGGAATGCTTCCCGAAGCGGAAAAACCCCCGAGATCGGTTCTTGATTTTGTTCACCTGGTGGAGAGGGGGAACGGATCAATTAGTAAAGGCAAGAGTGAAAGTTGCGGTTCCATATATCTCGTGGATGCAGACAGGCTTGGTGACAAATCACTGAAGGATTGTCTTGAATCCATTCCTGTTGATTTTGTCGGTGCGATGGGTTCTTATGCCAAGAAGAAGGCGGAATCCGATGGGATCGATCTTAATTTCACATATGGTGTCATCGATAAATGCCTGCTAAAGGCAATATCCGGCCAGAACAGCATGATTATTACAACCGGCGGGATGATCAAAAGAGTAATTGATCGTGTCAATGAGTTCTGCGAGGAGAGCGGGAAACAGGTCGATGTTGTTTCTATAGACGAATTTTCTGAGTAA
- a CDS encoding cobalt-precorrin-5B (C(1))-methyltransferase codes for MKVIDPVTGFEYPEDWVRLCKDKETLELVRRGLAILTSTGEILKRGFTTGTTAAAACKAAVLSLGTPVSEVDIMLPCNLRFEVKAEGKDGKGTAHKYSGDYKNDITSGLQFSAKAVETGSGIHFTAGEGVGRFERETPRYKIGDPAISPPAMNMILRSIKEAAEILDLNGVSVELSIPKGREIGEQTLNPKVGVMGGISILGSTGLVEPWDDHLSEDVFERIRNTDTPVLTTGRTGLRYSRMLFPDNEVVLVGKFMGRAIEAANGRAILCGLPALILKFINPAILDGTGYKTVEELTMSDKWESILKENLNDYKKKMPGMRVVIIGRNGEIIGDSG; via the coding sequence ATGAAGGTAATTGATCCCGTAACCGGTTTTGAGTATCCCGAAGACTGGGTCAGGCTTTGTAAAGATAAAGAGACCCTGGAACTTGTCAGAAGGGGTCTTGCAATACTTACCTCGACGGGAGAGATACTTAAAAGAGGATTTACTACGGGAACGACCGCTGCCGCCGCATGCAAAGCGGCAGTTCTGTCCCTCGGGACGCCTGTATCGGAAGTCGATATTATGCTGCCGTGCAATCTCCGTTTTGAAGTAAAGGCCGAAGGAAAAGACGGGAAAGGGACTGCACACAAATATTCCGGGGATTACAAAAACGATATAACATCCGGCCTTCAGTTTTCCGCTAAAGCTGTTGAGACCGGATCAGGAATTCATTTTACCGCCGGAGAAGGGGTCGGCCGTTTCGAGAGGGAAACGCCGAGATACAAAATAGGCGATCCTGCAATAAGTCCGCCGGCGATGAATATGATCCTTCGATCGATAAAAGAGGCGGCAGAGATCCTAGATCTTAATGGAGTTTCCGTCGAACTCAGCATTCCTAAGGGAAGGGAGATCGGCGAACAGACTCTCAACCCGAAGGTCGGGGTGATGGGTGGTATTTCGATTCTCGGGTCTACCGGACTTGTTGAACCGTGGGACGATCACCTCTCGGAAGACGTGTTCGAAAGAATCAGAAACACAGACACCCCGGTTCTGACGACCGGAAGAACAGGCCTCAGGTATTCGAGGATGCTCTTCCCTGACAACGAAGTGGTCCTTGTCGGGAAATTCATGGGAAGAGCGATCGAGGCGGCGAACGGCAGGGCAATACTCTGCGGACTCCCGGCGCTTATTCTCAAGTTCATCAATCCGGCGATTCTTGACGGGACGGGATACAAGACGGTTGAGGAACTGACGATGTCGGATAAATGGGAATCGATTCTCAAAGAAAACCTTAATGATTATAAGAAGAAGATGCCTGGTATGAGAGTCGTGATCATCGGACGCAACGGTGAAATTATCGGAGATTCAGGATGA
- the cobJ gene encoding precorrin-3B C(17)-methyltransferase: protein MQSSGNDNKGKLFIVGTGPGKDTQLTGRAIEAIRESDIIIGNDFYLDHIPECLEGKEVIRSSMGKEVDRAKRCVELAETRKVCMVSGGDPGIYGMASIVLEVIAHENSCIDYEVVPGVTAATAAASLAGSPLSGDYVTISLSDLLTPLEIIEKRLDLAFQIGIPVALYNPKSRGRPANLSLALSIALKYKKEETPVAVVKNAYRENEDKRFFTLKSLFDDDSFVDMSSIVIIGGEETRIQDVCGKEIMITPRGYDRKYVY from the coding sequence TTGCAGTCATCAGGTAACGATAACAAAGGGAAATTATTCATTGTCGGAACAGGACCAGGTAAAGACACACAGCTTACCGGAAGGGCGATAGAGGCGATCCGAGAATCGGATATAATTATCGGGAACGACTTTTACCTCGATCATATACCCGAATGCCTGGAAGGCAAGGAAGTTATTCGAAGCTCGATGGGCAAAGAAGTCGACAGGGCAAAGAGATGCGTTGAGCTTGCAGAAACAAGGAAAGTCTGTATGGTCAGCGGGGGCGATCCCGGAATCTACGGTATGGCAAGCATCGTCCTTGAGGTAATCGCTCACGAAAATTCTTGCATAGATTATGAAGTCGTACCCGGTGTTACTGCCGCGACTGCAGCAGCTTCTCTTGCCGGATCCCCACTCTCGGGCGACTATGTCACGATATCACTCTCGGATCTCTTAACTCCGCTGGAGATTATCGAAAAGAGACTTGACCTCGCATTTCAGATAGGGATTCCGGTTGCGCTCTACAATCCGAAAAGCAGGGGCAGACCCGCAAATCTTTCACTCGCCTTATCGATCGCCCTGAAATATAAAAAAGAAGAGACGCCCGTTGCCGTTGTCAAAAATGCATACAGGGAGAACGAGGATAAAAGATTTTTCACGCTGAAATCGCTCTTCGACGACGACAGCTTTGTGGACATGAGTTCTATAGTGATCATCGGCGGTGAAGAAACCCGTATACAGGATGTATGCGGAAAAGAGATTATGATTACTCCGAGGGGTTATGACAGGAAATACGTATATTGA
- a CDS encoding cobalt-factor II C(20)-methyltransferase translates to MLVAVGIGPGDPELLTVKAVRLIQEADQVFVPGKVAKEIISPYRKDPVVLSFPMTDDQEYIKRCIEENADKIAPVAKNGLAVFCILGDPNFYGTFGRLCSVLDEKYPEIEYETVPGVSSITALASAAGIYINGGIEISDGSETDCRILLKVRKPRQKAEELKKEGYSNFILAERMYMSGQRIYRNDSLPEESAYFSVLFAGK, encoded by the coding sequence ATGCTCGTTGCGGTGGGTATCGGCCCCGGAGATCCCGAACTTCTTACTGTAAAGGCCGTACGGCTGATCCAGGAAGCGGATCAGGTCTTTGTTCCCGGAAAGGTCGCAAAGGAGATAATATCACCTTACAGGAAGGACCCGGTGGTGCTCTCGTTCCCAATGACCGACGACCAGGAATATATCAAAAGATGCATCGAGGAGAATGCGGATAAGATCGCTCCCGTGGCAAAGAACGGCCTTGCGGTATTCTGCATACTCGGGGACCCGAATTTCTACGGAACCTTCGGAAGACTATGCAGTGTCCTTGACGAAAAGTACCCGGAGATCGAATACGAAACGGTCCCGGGCGTCAGTTCGATTACGGCACTGGCCTCTGCCGCCGGGATCTATATAAACGGAGGAATCGAGATCTCGGACGGTTCGGAGACGGACTGCAGGATCCTGCTTAAGGTGAGAAAGCCCCGGCAGAAGGCCGAAGAACTGAAAAAGGAAGGTTACAGCAATTTCATCCTTGCCGAGAGGATGTACATGAGCGGCCAGAGGATCTACAGGAACGATAGCCTTCCGGAAGAAAGCGCCTATTTCAGCGTACTTTTTGCCGGGAAGTAA
- a CDS encoding cobalt-precorrin-7 (C(5))-methyltransferase: MESADLIYGSERALELASAHIEKKCDARIISDYKSLRTLTDNAVILSTGDPMLAGLGYLDGEIVSGISSYQYACAKLKIAMTKTTIVNAHAKDHDKAFDEICFDVSRGKIVFIIADPEFSTEKLAEKLEEESPDCKIAVCERLGYPDEIIQKGDVRNPPSPRSGLFVLFAGDF; the protein is encoded by the coding sequence ATTGAGAGTGCTGATCTTATCTACGGCTCGGAAAGAGCATTGGAACTGGCATCCGCACACATAGAAAAAAAATGCGATGCCCGGATTATTTCGGATTACAAGAGTCTCAGGACGTTAACCGATAATGCAGTGATTCTTTCGACAGGAGATCCTATGCTCGCGGGTCTCGGGTATCTTGACGGCGAGATAGTGTCGGGGATTTCATCTTACCAGTACGCCTGTGCGAAACTGAAGATCGCGATGACAAAGACGACTATCGTAAACGCCCATGCAAAGGATCACGACAAGGCGTTCGATGAGATCTGCTTCGACGTTTCAAGGGGAAAGATCGTATTTATAATCGCAGACCCGGAATTCAGTACTGAAAAACTTGCAGAAAAGCTGGAGGAGGAATCGCCAGATTGCAAAATCGCTGTTTGCGAAAGGCTTGGATACCCTGACGAGATCATTCAGAAAGGGGATGTCAGGAATCCTCCTTCTCCCCGGAGTGGTTTGTTCGTTCTTTTTGCCGGGGATTTTTAG
- a CDS encoding energy-coupling factor ABC transporter substrate-binding protein, whose protein sequence is MKYLYETIAVIAIIVFIGIFLYTDTMVQASGEEGWAGTDGVGSEMIEAQGYVPWIDNSDYTFTPPSGEIESCLFALQATFGGLLIGWIFGSWYTERKIKKTTN, encoded by the coding sequence ATGAAATATCTATACGAGACAATTGCAGTGATCGCGATTATCGTTTTCATCGGTATATTCCTGTATACGGATACCATGGTTCAGGCTTCGGGCGAGGAAGGCTGGGCAGGAACCGATGGCGTAGGCTCGGAGATGATCGAGGCGCAGGGATATGTGCCCTGGATTGACAACTCCGACTACACGTTCACTCCTCCGTCGGGAGAGATTGAGTCTTGTCTCTTCGCACTTCAGGCTACATTCGGCGGTCTTTTGATCGGCTGGATTTTCGGCTCGTGGTACACGGAGAGAAAAATTAAAAAGACTACAAATTAA
- a CDS encoding cobyrinate a,c-diamide synthase: MIPAIIVAGTHSGCGKTTIAGALMSALVKRGLIVQPFKVGPDFIDPTHHTAICGRYSRNLDPFMMGEDGVIDTFVRACEGADIAVIEGVMGLYDGLEGEDYGSTAHVSKILGCPVVLVADTKGSSRSINAVVKGFDIFDRDIDITGVIYNRIGSPRHREMIECSIVKKAYGWIPFEKGKSVESRHLGIQMAYETSSISEFGDVLEENCNIDAIIEDAKSNLDYKEIVGEKTDADCKIRIGVAHDRAFNFYYADNFDLLRRNGAELIFFSPISDRLPEVDALYFGGGYPELFGEELEVSKCREDVKKAADSGMPVYAECGGLTYLTERIEIDGKKSKMCGLIPAETIKMDRFQALGYVDAECTVSDCIIPQGTCYRGHEFHYTKLTGLEDVKYALKLKRGRGIEDGKDGIYTSNILAGYTHAYFTDKFTKTLIETKFQ; encoded by the coding sequence ATGATCCCCGCCATAATTGTTGCAGGCACCCACAGCGGATGTGGAAAAACCACAATTGCAGGTGCTCTTATGTCTGCACTTGTAAAGAGAGGACTTATAGTACAGCCATTCAAGGTAGGTCCTGATTTCATCGATCCCACACATCATACTGCAATCTGCGGGCGGTACTCAAGAAACCTCGATCCGTTCATGATGGGGGAAGACGGGGTAATAGATACATTTGTCAGGGCATGTGAAGGAGCCGATATAGCTGTTATAGAAGGTGTGATGGGCCTTTATGACGGGCTGGAAGGTGAGGATTACGGAAGCACCGCACATGTCTCAAAGATACTCGGCTGCCCCGTAGTCCTTGTTGCCGATACGAAAGGAAGCTCCAGGAGCATAAACGCGGTTGTGAAAGGCTTTGACATATTTGACAGAGACATAGATATCACCGGTGTCATCTACAACAGGATCGGGAGTCCCCGCCACAGGGAGATGATCGAATGTTCGATCGTTAAAAAAGCATACGGGTGGATCCCTTTCGAGAAGGGTAAAAGTGTGGAAAGCCGTCACCTCGGAATACAGATGGCCTATGAAACCAGTTCGATCTCGGAGTTCGGAGATGTTCTGGAAGAAAACTGTAATATAGATGCAATTATTGAAGATGCAAAAAGCAACTTAGATTATAAGGAAATCGTTGGAGAGAAAACAGACGCTGACTGTAAAATCAGGATCGGAGTAGCCCATGACAGGGCATTCAACTTTTATTATGCGGACAATTTCGATCTTCTAAGGCGTAACGGTGCAGAACTGATCTTCTTCAGTCCCATATCCGACAGGCTGCCGGAGGTGGATGCACTATATTTCGGCGGGGGCTATCCTGAACTTTTCGGAGAAGAGCTTGAAGTATCGAAATGCAGGGAGGATGTCAAAAAGGCTGCAGACTCGGGAATGCCTGTATATGCCGAATGCGGCGGCCTGACATATCTTACCGAAAGAATAGAGATAGACGGCAAAAAATCAAAGATGTGCGGACTTATTCCTGCAGAGACCATAAAGATGGACAGGTTCCAGGCACTCGGATATGTCGACGCCGAATGTACTGTTTCAGACTGTATAATACCTCAAGGCACATGCTACAGGGGGCATGAATTCCATTACACAAAACTGACCGGACTTGAGGATGTTAAATATGCGCTAAAACTGAAGAGAGGCAGGGGAATAGAAGACGGAAAAGACGGGATCTATACCAGTAACATCCTCGCCGGATATACTCATGCTTATTTTACCGATAAATTCACAAAAACCCTGATTGAGACCAAATTCCAATAA
- a CDS encoding energy-coupling factor ABC transporter permease has product MHIMEGFLPSPWWEIWWILALPCLIYGCYKLKKLMEENREVLPLLGVAGGFIFVLSALKLPSVTGSCSHPTGTALSAISFGPWITTVLGFIVLLFQALFLAHGGITTLGANMFSMAIVGPFVGYWVFKGLDKINFNFFANVFVAAFLCDLITYCVTSLELALAFPATAGGLLASFAAFLGVFAITQVPLAIVEGFVFVVIFKYIIILKPELLVKMKVMTQEKMNKVKGGIEE; this is encoded by the coding sequence ATGCATATTATGGAGGGTTTTCTTCCAAGTCCCTGGTGGGAGATTTGGTGGATTCTTGCACTTCCGTGTCTGATATACGGTTGTTATAAACTGAAGAAACTGATGGAGGAGAATCGCGAGGTTCTTCCGCTTCTCGGAGTCGCAGGAGGTTTCATATTCGTTCTTTCTGCTCTTAAACTTCCGTCCGTTACAGGCAGTTGTTCGCATCCTACCGGAACGGCACTTTCTGCGATATCGTTCGGCCCGTGGATTACAACCGTGCTCGGTTTTATTGTTCTGCTCTTCCAGGCGCTCTTCCTTGCGCATGGGGGTATCACAACACTCGGGGCCAACATGTTCTCGATGGCAATCGTAGGTCCGTTTGTCGGTTACTGGGTATTTAAAGGTCTTGACAAGATTAACTTCAACTTCTTTGCAAACGTATTCGTTGCCGCATTCCTGTGTGATCTTATCACTTACTGTGTAACATCGCTTGAGCTTGCACTTGCATTCCCGGCGACCGCCGGAGGACTCCTGGCATCCTTCGCAGCTTTCCTTGGTGTCTTTGCAATTACCCAGGTTCCGCTTGCGATTGTCGAAGGTTTCGTGTTCGTGGTTATCTTCAAGTACATCATCATACTCAAGCCCGAACTCCTGGTTAAAATGAAAGTCATGACGCAGGAGAAGATGAACAAAGTTAAGGGAGGAATTGAAGAATGA
- the cbiG gene encoding cobalt-precorrin 5A hydrolase, whose product MKDTVVISLNKFAPGAKELAEKLNADFELYSKETFGDIFSRYKRIAAVMSAGIAVRAAAPYLEDKWTDPSIVVVSPDLRYAIPVIGGHHGGNELARELGKFGIHPVITTATETRGLPSVEGIAEERGLEIINKDSTRAVNSSILDGETTIQIIDPPAIAIVPPGVSVLLENGEYIVGVGCRKGISKEEVLGAINSALSDAGIGRNEVLAYATTCLKKNERGLIDAIGEINGNLIFLDDETLKEQNPESPSRAQDKLGLPGVAEPAALALSKRKEIIMNKRKYGGVTVAVIR is encoded by the coding sequence ATGAAGGATACTGTCGTAATCTCCCTGAATAAGTTTGCTCCGGGGGCAAAGGAGCTGGCAGAGAAGCTGAATGCAGACTTCGAGCTTTATTCAAAGGAAACTTTCGGCGATATTTTCAGCAGGTACAAAAGAATAGCTGCAGTAATGTCCGCAGGAATAGCAGTCAGGGCCGCAGCCCCGTACCTTGAGGACAAGTGGACCGATCCCAGCATTGTCGTAGTCAGCCCGGACCTGAGATACGCAATTCCGGTAATCGGCGGGCATCACGGCGGAAACGAGCTGGCAAGGGAGCTCGGGAAATTCGGCATCCATCCGGTGATTACTACCGCGACGGAGACCCGTGGTCTCCCTTCTGTCGAAGGAATCGCGGAAGAGAGAGGTCTTGAGATAATCAACAAGGACTCTACACGGGCGGTCAACTCATCCATCCTTGACGGAGAGACGACAATTCAGATCATCGATCCGCCCGCCATCGCAATCGTTCCCCCGGGTGTATCTGTCCTGCTTGAAAATGGGGAATATATAGTAGGTGTCGGGTGTCGAAAGGGGATTTCGAAGGAAGAGGTCCTCGGTGCGATCAACTCCGCATTATCGGATGCAGGAATCGGAAGAAATGAGGTTCTTGCGTATGCAACAACATGCCTCAAGAAGAACGAAAGGGGCCTTATAGATGCGATCGGGGAGATTAACGGAAACCTGATCTTCCTGGACGATGAAACACTGAAAGAACAGAATCCCGAATCGCCGTCAAGAGCACAGGACAAACTCGGCCTTCCCGGGGTTGCTGAACCGGCGGCTCTTGCATTGTCAAAGAGAAAGGAGATCATAATGAACAAACGAAAATACGGAGGAGTGACAGTTGCAGTCATCAGGTAA
- the cbiQ gene encoding cobalt ECF transporter T component CbiQ codes for MYYELLEDIAQESRIRDVNPAVKLVLGLGCILICISSNSFLTPLLIAVSISLVTIFIGGISPRFYLKLLLIPLGFAIFSVIVIIFLRNSGDVVFSYNLFGVLTLTATKGSLNEGILVFSRVFGGMCSLFFISLTTPTTETFTLAKKCRVPDFLLELSMLIYRFIFILIEQAEMIHSAQVMRLAYGRRKGSIYSFGMMAGALFINSWEAGERLIGAMDARCYNGKFSIIGEQSSFFCPALFLSVIFLSFFLVVMIMTDGFNFYGGVIA; via the coding sequence ATGTATTACGAATTGCTGGAAGATATAGCGCAGGAAAGTCGAATAAGGGATGTAAATCCTGCAGTCAAACTGGTGCTGGGTCTCGGCTGCATACTTATCTGCATATCTTCCAACAGCTTTCTGACTCCGCTTTTGATAGCAGTGTCGATAAGCCTTGTTACGATATTCATCGGCGGTATAAGTCCGCGTTTTTACCTCAAGCTGCTCCTGATTCCTCTGGGATTCGCAATATTCAGTGTCATCGTGATAATTTTTCTAAGAAACAGCGGTGATGTAGTCTTTTCATACAACCTGTTCGGAGTTCTTACTCTGACTGCGACGAAAGGGAGCCTGAACGAGGGCATTCTTGTATTCTCCCGTGTTTTCGGTGGAATGTGCTCGCTGTTTTTCATCTCGCTGACTACCCCGACGACGGAAACCTTTACGCTTGCGAAGAAATGCAGGGTTCCGGATTTTCTCCTCGAACTTTCGATGCTCATCTACAGGTTCATTTTCATCCTGATCGAGCAGGCGGAGATGATACACAGTGCACAGGTTATGCGGCTTGCATACGGAAGGAGAAAGGGTTCGATCTACTCTTTCGGAATGATGGCGGGAGCACTTTTCATCAACTCCTGGGAGGCGGGGGAGAGGCTTATAGGTGCAATGGATGCAAGGTGCTATAACGGTAAATTTTCGATCATCGGAGAACAGAGTAGTTTTTTCTGTCCAGCTTTGTTTCTGTCGGTGATCTTCCTGTCTTTCTTTTTAGTAGTGATGATCATGACGGACGGTTTTAATTTTTATGGAGGCGTGATCGCGTGA
- a CDS encoding cobalt-precorrin-4/precorrin-4 C(11)-methyltransferase has product MPKIYIVGAGCGDPGLITVKGKELLDNADLLIYAGSLVNSQLVDECPAPEKYDSWGMKLEVMTEIMIRAAKEGKNVVRLHSGDPALYGAIVEQVEILKKAGIETERVPGVSSMFGAAASLGIQYTLKGVSESVIITRPAGKTLDTDQIAEMSRLGQTMVIFLGTEHMEEIFEKVECPPDTPAAVVYHTTWPDEKIVRGTVSDIAQKAREAGIEKTALIIIGEVVNASGPEYVNSHLYG; this is encoded by the coding sequence ATGCCGAAGATCTATATCGTTGGTGCGGGATGCGGAGATCCCGGCCTTATTACAGTTAAAGGGAAAGAACTGCTGGACAATGCCGATCTCCTGATTTATGCAGGTTCGCTCGTGAATTCGCAGCTTGTCGACGAATGCCCGGCACCGGAGAAATACGACAGCTGGGGCATGAAGCTTGAGGTCATGACCGAGATCATGATACGGGCCGCAAAAGAGGGAAAGAATGTCGTGAGACTTCATTCCGGGGACCCCGCTCTCTACGGGGCGATAGTAGAGCAGGTAGAGATACTGAAGAAGGCAGGAATTGAGACCGAAAGGGTACCCGGGGTATCTTCGATGTTCGGTGCAGCAGCCTCGCTCGGCATCCAGTATACACTCAAAGGAGTCTCCGAATCGGTGATCATTACGCGGCCTGCAGGGAAAACACTCGATACGGACCAGATTGCGGAGATGTCGAGACTCGGTCAGACGATGGTGATCTTCCTCGGTACGGAGCATATGGAAGAGATATTCGAAAAGGTTGAATGCCCTCCCGATACTCCTGCCGCAGTCGTCTATCATACAACATGGCCTGACGAAAAGATCGTAAGAGGGACCGTCTCCGATATTGCACAAAAGGCACGGGAAGCCGGAATAGAGAAGACGGCCCTCATTATAATCGGCGAGGTTGTGAATGCCTCGGGACCTGAATACGTAAATTCGCACCTGTACGGATGA
- a CDS encoding precorrin-8X methylmutase: MTGNTYIDPGADTKEGYQISSTSRGLARMVVGDETPEDRIRQRCAISVGDFIMADLMAFKNNPIDAGLKALESGAPIITDIRMVQTGIRKKEHNSEVLCVLDYEAEVSKNKEITRSSAGFIALKDKIGGSIIVIGNAPSALLMVCDFIDKGIKPALVIGTPVGFVNAKESKEILRTKDVPSISNRGTRGGTPPAVASMNEIITMFIEKQQI; this comes from the coding sequence ATGACAGGAAATACGTATATTGATCCAGGAGCGGACACAAAAGAAGGCTACCAGATCTCGTCGACGAGCAGGGGCCTTGCAAGGATGGTAGTTGGAGACGAAACGCCTGAGGACAGGATACGCCAGAGATGCGCAATCTCGGTGGGTGACTTCATCATGGCCGATCTCATGGCCTTTAAGAATAATCCGATCGATGCCGGCCTTAAGGCTCTCGAATCCGGGGCACCGATCATCACCGACATCAGGATGGTCCAGACGGGAATCAGAAAAAAGGAGCATAACTCGGAAGTCCTGTGCGTACTGGACTATGAGGCCGAGGTTTCCAAAAACAAAGAGATAACCAGGAGTTCTGCGGGCTTTATCGCGTTGAAAGACAAAATAGGGGGCTCGATTATCGTAATAGGCAACGCACCGTCGGCCCTGCTTATGGTCTGCGACTTTATCGACAAGGGTATAAAGCCGGCACTTGTCATCGGAACCCCGGTGGGATTCGTGAATGCAAAGGAATCCAAGGAAATTCTCCGTACAAAAGACGTCCCGTCCATCTCGAACAGGGGAACACGTGGAGGAACTCCTCCTGCTGTCGCCTCGATGAACGAGATAATCACGATGTTTATTGAAAAACAGCAGATCTGA